AGTAGTAATTGGTTGGACATTAGGAATACCCGAAAAGATGATTCGACCAATATAACAAAGCGTGCTTAATAATGCAATCTGTGTGAGTGAGCGAATAGACAATATTTTACTCAAATGGTGCTAACTTCCAATCAATTTGGTCACCATTCTTTAATTGAATACCATCTGCTCCAACTTCGCTCATTTTTCCATTGTAGTCAAATAACCACCATTTATTTGCTTTGGCATCTTGTTCATGGCCATTAATGCTACTAATAAAACCATCTTTTTCAACAATATCGAAGTGAGCTTTCATTACACTCAATAGAGTTTCACCTTCTTTTACGTTTAAGGTAAAAGGACTATTTTCAATGTGTTTACCATCGACGGTGACATTGATTGTAATAGCTATCATTTTTTTCTCGTCAGTAGTCGTTTGAGCAGCTGACGTCGTTGTTGTTTGAACCGTCGTCGATTCTGTAGTAGCGACAGTAGTTGTTTCTGCCTTTTGACTCGCTGTTTGACACCCAGCTAATATTAACATTGATGTCAGTAATAATAATTTATGTCTCATAATTCCCATCCTTATCTAAATGTTTGATTGCTAAATAAAAAGCTCCGACAACAATTGTCAGAGCTAGCATGCCGAGGACCGGAATCGAACCGGTACGGGTATCACTACCCGCAGGATTTTAAGTCCTGTGCGTCTGCCAGTTCCGCCACCCCGGCGTTTACCATACTGGCAATACGGAAAACGGGAATCGAACCCGAATCATTAAGAATATTTTACCAAATTCCGTTAGAAATTGTTGCACAATTTCTTTGTATATGCCGGCTAAAGGACTT
The genomic region above belongs to Aerococcaceae bacterium zg-1292 and contains:
- a CDS encoding DUF4430 domain-containing protein, yielding MRHKLLLLTSMLILAGCQTASQKAETTTVATTESTTVQTTTTSAAQTTTDEKKMIAITINVTVDGKHIENSPFTLNVKEGETLLSVMKAHFDIVEKDGFISSINGHEQDAKANKWWLFDYNGKMSEVGADGIQLKNGDQIDWKLAPFE